The Crocosphaera subtropica ATCC 51142 genome includes a window with the following:
- a CDS encoding cell division protein FtsQ/DivIB produces MTDSTLFTSDSLKNQRQTLRHQRRLKAWQGVWRFLFLCGMAGGLVWSVSLPHWLVREKSQIKILGNERLDTEQIHTMLDMSYPQLIWKLPIHDLREKLESQPPLESVYMTRQLLPVEVTIMVKERDPVAEATMGEKAGFIDDDGVWIPQTFYQQAKVKPSVKLKVLGLNPSSLTYWKSIYPLIIKSPVEITALDWRDPSNLILHTTLGKVHCGTYLDQEQFLKQLQELGKLRPLSSQVAKERIIYIDLSKPDAPSVHLKDIPSESD; encoded by the coding sequence ATGACAGACAGTACCTTGTTTACCAGTGATTCTCTAAAAAATCAACGTCAAACCCTACGCCATCAACGGCGTTTAAAAGCATGGCAAGGGGTGTGGCGATTTCTATTCCTCTGTGGTATGGCAGGAGGATTAGTCTGGAGTGTTAGTTTACCCCATTGGCTCGTTCGGGAAAAATCACAAATTAAAATTTTGGGCAATGAGCGACTAGACACAGAACAAATTCACACCATGCTGGATATGAGTTATCCTCAGTTAATTTGGAAGTTACCGATCCATGACTTAAGAGAAAAACTCGAAAGCCAACCCCCTTTAGAAAGCGTTTATATGACTCGCCAGCTACTTCCCGTAGAAGTGACCATTATGGTCAAAGAAAGAGACCCAGTCGCTGAGGCAACGATGGGAGAAAAGGCAGGTTTTATCGATGATGATGGGGTTTGGATTCCCCAAACATTTTACCAACAGGCCAAAGTTAAACCGTCGGTGAAGCTGAAAGTGTTAGGGTTGAACCCATCCAGTTTAACCTATTGGAAAAGTATTTATCCTTTAATTATCAAGTCTCCTGTAGAAATTACGGCACTTGACTGGCGTGATCCAAGTAACTTGATCTTACACACAACTTTAGGAAAGGTGCATTGTGGAACCTATCTTGATCAAGAACAGTTCCTTAAGCAACTCCAAGAGTTAGGGAAACTGCGTCCATTATCTTCCCAAGTGGCAAAAGAACGGATCATTTATATCGATTTATCTAAACCGGATGCTCCCTCAGTTCATCTCAAAGATATTCCTTCAGAATCTGATTAA
- the tal gene encoding transaldolase, whose amino-acid sequence MSTNPLLEMQSYGQSIWMDNLTREVIETGELNQLIENRGLRGLTSNPAIFEKAINNSDRYDQAIQSGHQQEKSSQEIYESLVFEDIRKACDIFRPIYEESNGLDGYVSIEVSPHLAHDIKGTIAEAIRFYEAIEKENVMIKVPGTLEGFAAIEQLISRGINVNVTLLFSVDNYRQAAWAYIRGLEARVKNNQPIDNIASVASFFLSRIDTKVDKRIEQRIRELGTESLNKSMRLRELKGDVAVANAKIAYQTFKEITASSRWKALEEKGAKFQRLLWASTSTKDPDYSDVKYVNELVGEHTINTLPPTTLEACADHCDLSPNRIETDVDEAYQLFESLKHPDIKINMDEVLDELLEEGIEKFVNPYDSLLESIENQAKQLTPS is encoded by the coding sequence ATGAGTACCAATCCTTTACTAGAGATGCAAAGCTATGGACAAAGTATTTGGATGGATAACTTAACCCGTGAAGTTATAGAGACAGGGGAACTTAATCAACTAATAGAAAACCGTGGTTTACGGGGATTGACTTCTAATCCAGCAATTTTTGAAAAAGCGATTAATAATAGCGATCGCTACGATCAAGCGATACAATCTGGTCATCAACAAGAAAAATCCAGTCAAGAAATTTACGAATCTTTAGTCTTTGAAGATATCCGTAAAGCCTGTGATATTTTCCGTCCTATTTATGAAGAATCAAATGGTCTAGATGGCTATGTTAGTATAGAAGTTTCTCCACACCTTGCTCACGATATCAAAGGAACTATTGCTGAGGCAATTCGTTTTTATGAGGCAATTGAAAAAGAAAATGTCATGATTAAAGTTCCTGGTACTTTAGAAGGGTTTGCAGCCATTGAACAGCTAATTAGTCGTGGAATTAATGTTAATGTAACCCTGTTGTTTTCAGTAGATAACTATCGACAAGCAGCTTGGGCTTATATCCGAGGTTTAGAAGCAAGGGTTAAGAATAATCAACCCATTGATAATATTGCTTCAGTTGCCAGCTTTTTCCTCAGTCGTATCGATACAAAAGTAGATAAACGCATTGAACAAAGAATCCGAGAATTAGGAACAGAAAGCTTAAATAAATCCATGCGTTTACGAGAACTGAAAGGGGATGTAGCGGTGGCTAATGCGAAAATTGCCTATCAAACCTTTAAGGAAATTACTGCTAGTTCTCGCTGGAAAGCATTAGAAGAAAAAGGGGCAAAATTCCAACGACTTTTATGGGCTAGTACCAGTACAAAAGATCCCGACTACAGTGATGTTAAATATGTCAATGAATTAGTGGGAGAACATACTATTAATACTTTACCTCCTACTACCTTAGAAGCTTGTGCCGATCACTGTGATCTCAGTCCCAACCGCATCGAAACCGACGTGGATGAAGCTTATCAATTATTTGAGAGTTTAAAGCATCCTGATATTAAGATTAACATGGACGAAGTGCTTGATGAATTACTCGAAGAAGGGATCGAAAAATTTGTTAATCCCTATGATTCTTTACTGGAATCTATCGAAAATCAAGCGAAACAATTAACCCCTAGTTAA